TTAAGTTTTGGAAAATCTTTTAAAAGTTTTTCTTTATCTATCAATATACTTTCATCAAATCTTTTTTGAATAGCTTTCTTTGCAATATCTAATAAAACTTGATTTTCCATCTAATTCTTTCTTATATTTTTATAATATCTTTTATAGTTTCAATAAATTCTTCACTATCATTGACACAACTACAAACTTTATACTCTTTTATTCCTATTTCATGAGCTATTTCTTTATATTCAATATCAAGTTCAAAAACTGTTTCAGAATTATCAACAATAAATGATAATGGATAAATAATTACATTTTCATCTTTAAAATTTTTTAACATATCTTCAAGTGAAGGTTCAAGCCATTTTAAAGGTCCAACTTTAGACTGATATGCTAAATTTATAGATTTAAAATTTTTTCCTCTTTTTTGTAATTCTTCACTCAAAATTTTTACATGCTCATTCATCTGTTTTTCATAAGGATCACCTGCATCAACTATCTTTTGAGGAAGTCCATGAGCTGAAAATATAAGATTATATGAAGTTTCATCTTTTACATTATTTAAAATTTCATTTACAATACACTCATTAAATTTATCATTTTTATAAAATGTTTCAATAATTTTTAGATTAAAACTATTTTTTGCAAATTTTATAAAATCTTCTAAAGATGATTTTGTTGTTGTTGTAGAATATTGAGGATATAAAGGAAGTAAAAGAACTTCTTTTATTCCATCTTTTTTCATTTGAGATATTGTTTCTTTCGCAAAAGGTGGAGTATATCTCATAACTTGATAAGTTTTATAATTTTCTATTTTATCATTACATTTATTTATTAGTTGTTCTGTTAAAGGATTTATTGGTGAAAAGTTTCCAATTTTTTCATAGTTCTTCCACGCATTATCCAATCTTGAATTAGTAATAAATGTAGCTACCATTTTTCGAATAAAAGCATTTTTGATTGTCAGAATATTTTCATCATTAAACATATTTGTCAAAAACATCTTTAATTCACCTTTATTTCTTGCTCCACCCATATTTAATAGCACTAAAGCTTTTTTATTTTCTTGCATCAGTTTCCAACCTTATAATTTTATCACTACACCATTTTGCCATATCTAAATCATGAGTTATTAACAAAATAGCACAATTTTCTAAAAGAGTAATCAATAATTTCATAACATCATAAGCTATAATATTGTCTAAAGCAGATGTTGGTTCATCTATCAAAAGTAAATCTGGTTTCATTAATATTGCTCTTAAAATAGAACATCTTTGAAGTTGTCCTCCACTTAACTGATATGGATATTTTTCTAAAATTTCATTTGTTAAGTTAAGTTTTTTTAATAAGCTTTGAAGTTCTGTTGTAAAATCTCTTTTCACAACATCTTTAATTTGTTCAATAATTTTATATGTTGGATGAAAAGAGTTAAATGGATCTTGAAATATCATAGAAATTGTTGATTTTTCTATTATTCCATTTATCGGTTTTAAACTTCCAATTATTAACTCAAAAAGTGTAGTTTTTCCACTTCCACTTTTTCCGAATATAGTTACAAGTTCACCTTTTTTTAGCTCTAATAAAAAATTTTTATAAATAGGATTTTCTTTTTTGTAATAAAAAGTTAAATCTTTTATATTTAAAACTAAATCTCTATGCAAATTTTACCTCTAATATTAAAAATATTACTATATAAAAAATATGCTTTATTTTCTGTTTTATGGAACTTTTTTTAACTTCACAAATTTTGCACAATTTTAAGTGAAAATTTCACAATTAAGAAAAAATTATTAAGCTTAAAAATATAAAAAAAAAGCTAGAATTTTTCTCTTAATTTTAAAGGAGAAAAAAATGAAAAAAATTGTTCTTACAACTTTAGCAGTTGCTGCTTTTGCTTTTGCAGATGCTCCAGCTTCTTATGCAACATGTAAAGCATGTCACGGTGTAAAAGGGGAAATCAACGTAACTACTCAAAGTAAAAATCACGTTCCAGCTAACTTGACAAAAGCTGAAATTGAAAAAGCTTTACATGGTTATAAAGATGGATCTTATGCTGGTGCGGGACCTATGAAAGCTTTAATGAAAGGTCAAGTTGCTAAATTATCTGATGCAGATATCAAAGCTTTAGCTGACTATATGGGTAAATAATTTTATCCTTTAAAAGAGTAGAAAATTCTACTCTTTTTTTTGTTTCTCTTCTTTTGCTTCTTTTTCCTCTTTTATTTTTTGTTCTTTTCTAATAGCATCATTTAAATCATCAACGCTATCATATAAAGGATTATTCAACATTCTATTAGCATCATCAAATTGACCAGTTTTTGCAGCCCAAACAAATAATAAAAGAAGTCCAGCAGATATTATTATCCCAACTATTAACATAAATAAAAGTGTGTCATTTATCATAAAATATTATTTTCCTTTATTTCATTTTGATTCTAAGAGAGTTTAATACTACTATTAAAGAACTTAAACTCATTGAAAGTGCAGCAATAAGTGGTATTACAAAACCCGCCATTGCTAAAGGTACAGTCGTTGCATTATAAAGTAATGAAAAGCCTAAATTTTGTTTGATATGTTTATATGTTTTATTTGAAATAACAAAAGCATCTTTTAAAGATTTTAAAGTTGAATTTAGTAAAACTACATCAGAAACTGCTAAAGATATATCAGCAGAATTTCCCATAGCAATAGCTACATCACTACTACTTAAAGCTACACTATCATTTACACCATCACCAACCATAACAACAACTTTATTTTGTTTTTTTAACTCTTTTATAAAATCTGCTTTTGAAACTGGAGTTTGGTGAGAAAAATATTTTGTTATATTTAACTCTTTTGCAATTCTTGAAGCAACTTGTTCATTATCACCTGTTAGCATTATTACTTCAATATTTTTATTTTGTAGATAATTTATTAACTCTTTTGAACCTTCTCTTAGTTCATCTTCGAGTTCAAATGTAGCAATTACTCTTTTATTGATAGCAAACAAATATACAGTTCTTGAAGAATCAAATTTATAATAAATCCCAAATTCTCTAAGAAGTTCTACATTTCCACCAAGAATTTCAAACTCTTTATTTTCAACATTTTTATATGTTGCACTCATTCCTTTTGCTTCAATATTTTTTACATTTTCAAGTTTTTTTAACTCTAAATTATAGTTTTTTTCTAAATATCTTTTAATAGAAAGACTTACTGGATGAGTTGAACTATCTATTAGTGAATACAAAAGATTTAATTTATGAATATTATCATCTAAGATTCTTGCTTTTACGACATTTAATTCACCTTTTGTTAAAGTTCCCGTTTTATCAAAAACTACACTAGAAGCAACAGCTAAAGTTTCTATAAACTTTGCTTCTTTGAAAAGTAACCCTTTTTTAGCAAGTTCTGAAATACCAACTAAACTTGCCATTGGAGTTGCAAGAGCCAATGCACAAGGACAAGCAATAACAATAACCGAAACAGCAACTATAAATGATCTTTCAAATTGATTTGTTCCTTCATAAATAAAACCTAAGTCTAAACCAAAAAAATACCAAACTAAAAAAGTAGCAAATGCAAGAGACAAAATAGTAGCACTAAATCCTCTTGAAATTTTATTTGCTTTAATCTGAATAGAAGGTTTTGAATTTAAAGAGTCTTCAAGTAAAGAAACTATAGAAGAAAAAGTTGAATTTTTAAAGTTTTTTGTTACTTCAAAATGTATCAAAGAATCTAAATTTATAGTTCCACTAAAAACTGCATCTCCAACTTTTTTATATACAGGAATTGATTCTCCTGTAATTGTTGATTCATCAAAAGAACCATTTCCAGAGATTATTTTTCCATCAACAGGAACTTTATCTCCTGCTTTTATTTCTACAATATCACCAATATTTACACTATTTAAAGCTACAACTTTTTTTTCATTTCCATTTATAATAACTGCTTCTAAAGGCAAAGTTGATTTTATTTTATCTAAAGTATCAACAGCTGATTTTTTACCAATAACTTCTAAATATTTTCCAACTAAAACAAAAGTAATAATCATCGCAACAGAATCAAAATAACTATCTCCTTTTGCTCCAAGCAAAATAGTCAAAGAGTAAATATAACTCAATGTTGCTCCAGTAGAAACAGCTAAATCCATAGTTACCATTTTATTTTTTAGTCCGTAATATGCACCTTTATAAAAAACCCATCCACTATAAAATAAAACAGGTGTTGAAAGAATAAACTCTCCCAAATGAATCATTTGCATAACTTCAGGAGTAATCCCTGTAAAAAATCCTGTGTATTTTGCAACGCTTAACATCATAATATTCATAGTACAAACAACCGCAACCATAATACGTACAAAATAGTCTTGTTTTGCTTTTGAAGCTGCAATATCAGCAACACTTGAATCATACGCATAAGCGTTATATCCAATAGATCTAATTTTTAAAATAATTTGTGATAACTTTAAAATATCATCATCCCAAGTGATTCTTGCTTTGTTTGTTGTAAAATTGATATTTGCTTCAACTATACCTTTTGTATCATAAAGAATTTTTTCATTTAGCCAAACACAAGCTGCACAATGAATTCCTTCGATGATTAAATCAATTTGATTAAAGCCTTCTTTTGTTTTAGTCACATAATTATCATAAAAATTTAAAGAATCAAATTTAGTAATACTTTCATTAAAAACTTCGATTGGTGGAGCTATTGTTTTATTTCCTAGTTTGTCATAAAAAGAGTCTAAACCATCACTTTTTAATAAATGATAAACTCCTTGGCATCCTTTACAACAAAAATTTAAATCATTATCTTTTATCATTATATTTTCATCAAATTCTAAATGACAATGATTACATCTAATTTTTGACAAGATAGCTCCTAAAATTGTGATTATTCTGATAGATTTTTACTTAAATATCAAGTTATTTTTTGTATTATATCTTAATAAATTTGCAGGGATACTTAATGATAAATAATATTTCTATATTGAAAAATATGTCTATTTTATATGTTGAAGATGAAAAGGATTTGAGAGAAGTTACTCATGAGATTCTAAAATCTTTCACAAAAAACCAGTATATTGCCGAAAATGGGCAAGAAGGTTTGGAGTTATTTAAAAAATATGAAAAGAATATTGACTTAATAGTTACAGATATAAATATGCCTATTTTAAATGGTTTAGAAATGGCAAAAGAGATAAAAAATATAAATCCTAATATCCCTATCATAATCACAACTGCATTTTCAAATAAAGAATATCTACTTGAAAGTATAGATATTGGAATTGATAAATATGTTTTAAAACCTATAGATATTGCAAAACTTCTACAAGCGATGTCTCAATCAATAATCTATTATGAATTAAAAGAGTTATTTATAGATAAACTAACAAATCTTCCAAATAGAAATAAACTAAAAAAAGATTTAAATGAAACAGATGATGTTTTAATGGCATTCTTTGATATTGATGGATTTTTAACATTAAACGATTTATTTGGTGAAGATATTGGAGATGGAATTTTAGTTGAATTATCTTATAAATTAAGAGATCATTTTCCAGCAAATGAATACTCTGTTTATAAATTAGATGTTGATAAATTTGTTGTTGTTGCAGTAAATAGTGGGAAAAGCGTAGAAGAATTTTATGAGAATACAAAATATTTTATTAATAATATTGAAAATCAACCATTTTTAGTAAATGAAAATGAAATTGACATAAATCTTACAGTTGGAGTTTCTCATGCCAACGGATCTTTAGCTTATAAATATGCACAAAGAACTATAACTTATGCAAGAACAAAACTAAGAAAGATTATGATTTATGATGATTCATTTAATATTCATCAATCATTTGAAAACAATATAAAATGGTTAAAACAATTAAA
The DNA window shown above is from Arcobacter lacus and carries:
- the hemH gene encoding ferrochelatase; this translates as MQENKKALVLLNMGGARNKGELKMFLTNMFNDENILTIKNAFIRKMVATFITNSRLDNAWKNYEKIGNFSPINPLTEQLINKCNDKIENYKTYQVMRYTPPFAKETISQMKKDGIKEVLLLPLYPQYSTTTTKSSLEDFIKFAKNSFNLKIIETFYKNDKFNECIVNEILNNVKDETSYNLIFSAHGLPQKIVDAGDPYEKQMNEHVKILSEELQKRGKNFKSINLAYQSKVGPLKWLEPSLEDMLKNFKDENVIIYPLSFIVDNSETVFELDIEYKEIAHEIGIKEYKVCSCVNDSEEFIETIKDIIKI
- a CDS encoding ATP-binding cassette domain-containing protein, translated to MHRDLVLNIKDLTFYYKKENPIYKNFLLELKKGELVTIFGKSGSGKTTLFELIIGSLKPINGIIEKSTISMIFQDPFNSFHPTYKIIEQIKDVVKRDFTTELQSLLKKLNLTNEILEKYPYQLSGGQLQRCSILRAILMKPDLLLIDEPTSALDNIIAYDVMKLLITLLENCAILLITHDLDMAKWCSDKIIRLETDARK
- a CDS encoding c-type cytochrome, which codes for MKKIVLTTLAVAAFAFADAPASYATCKACHGVKGEINVTTQSKNHVPANLTKAEIEKALHGYKDGSYAGAGPMKALMKGQVAKLSDADIKALADYMGK
- the ccoS gene encoding cbb3-type cytochrome oxidase assembly protein CcoS encodes the protein MINDTLLFMLIVGIIISAGLLLLFVWAAKTGQFDDANRMLNNPLYDSVDDLNDAIRKEQKIKEEKEAKEEKQKKE
- a CDS encoding heavy metal translocating P-type ATPase translates to MSKIRCNHCHLEFDENIMIKDNDLNFCCKGCQGVYHLLKSDGLDSFYDKLGNKTIAPPIEVFNESITKFDSLNFYDNYVTKTKEGFNQIDLIIEGIHCAACVWLNEKILYDTKGIVEANINFTTNKARITWDDDILKLSQIILKIRSIGYNAYAYDSSVADIAASKAKQDYFVRIMVAVVCTMNIMMLSVAKYTGFFTGITPEVMQMIHLGEFILSTPVLFYSGWVFYKGAYYGLKNKMVTMDLAVSTGATLSYIYSLTILLGAKGDSYFDSVAMIITFVLVGKYLEVIGKKSAVDTLDKIKSTLPLEAVIINGNEKKVVALNSVNIGDIVEIKAGDKVPVDGKIISGNGSFDESTITGESIPVYKKVGDAVFSGTINLDSLIHFEVTKNFKNSTFSSIVSLLEDSLNSKPSIQIKANKISRGFSATILSLAFATFLVWYFFGLDLGFIYEGTNQFERSFIVAVSVIVIACPCALALATPMASLVGISELAKKGLLFKEAKFIETLAVASSVVFDKTGTLTKGELNVVKARILDDNIHKLNLLYSLIDSSTHPVSLSIKRYLEKNYNLELKKLENVKNIEAKGMSATYKNVENKEFEILGGNVELLREFGIYYKFDSSRTVYLFAINKRVIATFELEDELREGSKELINYLQNKNIEVIMLTGDNEQVASRIAKELNITKYFSHQTPVSKADFIKELKKQNKVVVMVGDGVNDSVALSSSDVAIAMGNSADISLAVSDVVLLNSTLKSLKDAFVISNKTYKHIKQNLGFSLLYNATTVPLAMAGFVIPLIAALSMSLSSLIVVLNSLRIKMK
- a CDS encoding EAL domain-containing response regulator, which encodes MINNISILKNMSILYVEDEKDLREVTHEILKSFTKNQYIAENGQEGLELFKKYEKNIDLIVTDINMPILNGLEMAKEIKNINPNIPIIITTAFSNKEYLLESIDIGIDKYVLKPIDIAKLLQAMSQSIIYYELKELFIDKLTNLPNRNKLKKDLNETDDVLMAFFDIDGFLTLNDLFGEDIGDGILVELSYKLRDHFPANEYSVYKLDVDKFVVVAVNSGKSVEEFYENTKYFINNIENQPFLVNENEIDINLTVGVSHANGSLAYKYAQRTITYARTKLRKIMIYDDSFNIHQSFENNIKWLKQLKLGFKENRFQAYFQPIVDTQTKEVYKYEALIRYIDENGNEVGPYNFLDIAKKTRQYPNIIKVILKDSLKLIIEKNKRVSLNISYADISNRKTTNYIYEYLNNQKEEHTKLLSFEILESEEIVDFEEVSKFISEVKKFQCTVGIDDFGSGYSNFHLLSKLKISFIKIDGSLIQNIHNSKDLEIIVKTISNIAKEFNVKTVAEFVANEEIYNKVKELNIDYSQGFYFDKPISYDSIK